The following nucleotide sequence is from Gymnodinialimonas sp. 202GB13-11.
GTATTTTCGGCATCGTCTGCCATGATATCCTCCAACCGGGTCGTTTACGTGGCGCGCCACCACAAGGATGGCGCGCCCGACGTAAGGATCGTCTTCGCTAAGTTTTAGACAGCGAACATCAGCAGCAGCGCGACGAGGAAGGCAAAGATGCCCAGTGCCTCGGCGAACGCGATGCCGATGAAGAGGGTTGCGGTCTGACCAGCAGCCGCGGAGGGGTTGCGCAGGGCGCCGGCGAGGAAGTTGCCGGCCACGTGGCCCACACCGATGGCAGCTGCGCCCGAGCCGATGGCTGCGAGGCCTGCACCGATGAATTGACCCATGCTTGCGATATCGCCTTCCATAACAGTTCTCCTTACGTTGGAAGTTGCGTTCTCCCGAGGCGCCTCGCCCCGAGAAGAATTAGTGATGCGGGTGAAGCGCGTCCTTCAGATAGACGCACGTCAGAATGGTAAACACGTAGGCTTGGATGGCCGAGACGAGCACTTCAAGGCCGTAGATCGCCACAACCCCAAGGATCGGCGCGATACCGGCTAGGCCCAATGCGCCCGCGAAGCCGGCGAACACTTTCAGAACCGCGTGGCCCGCCATGACGTTGCCCGCCAGACGAATGGAGTGGCTGACGGGGCGCACGAAGTATGAGATCAACTCGATGATCGCGAGGATCGGGCGCAGCACCAGCGGCGCGGACGACACCCAGAACAGGCTCAGGAAGCCAGCGCCGTTCTTCACGAAGCCCAGGATCGTCACGGTCAGGAACACCGCACCCGCCAGGATCGCCGTCACGGCAATATGCGAAGTCGTTGTGAAGCTGCCGGGGATCAGGCCAAGGAAGTTGGCGCACAGAATGTAAAGGAACAGCGTGAAGATGTAGGGGAAATACGGCAGCGCATCCTTGCCTGCGACGTCTTCCACCATGTTGCGCACGAAGCCATAGGCCAATTCTGCGATCGACTGGCTCCGCGACGGGATCACCGCGCGACCGCGCGTGCCAACCACCATCAGCAACACAACCGCCAGCACGGCCAAGCCGAACCACAATGTCGCATTGGTGATCGAGAACATGCTGACCGCACCATCACCGAACAGCGGCGAGACGATGAACTGATCCATCGGGTGGATCGACAGCCCGCCCTCATAATCGTCCATCAGCGCCGCGATGAACGCGATGATCGCCAGACCGAACAGAACAAAGCCAACAACCTTGCCGCCACCGCTCTTGGTCTGCGAATTCGTGCTTTCAGTCGCCATCCTGCGTCTCCGTCCCTGCCCGCTTCTCTGCGGCCTGTTGAACCTCTTTCGCCGAGCGGATCATGGTTTTGACCCCGGCGATAAAGCCCAGAAGTATGAACACGATCATCAGCCACGGCGTGGTGCCGAATGCCCAATCGAGCCCGTATCCAATTCCAAAGCCAATCGCCATGCCGGCCACCAGCTCGATCACCATCCGCCACGCAAGTTGCGCTTGGGAGTAGTGCTCCTCCATGTGCTTGCGCTCCGGCTCAGCCTTGGACTTCGCCGCCGCGATCCGCGCTTCCAGCGCGCGCATGCGGTCTTCGTCACTCTCGGCCATGCCTGAAACACCCACTTGGGGAAGTTGCGCGGAACCTATGCAGCGCCCGGGTCAGAGTCAACGTATCGGTTGAGCATCTATCTAACTGACAAATAATAACAATTTTCCGGTGCGACAGTCACGCCGCACCCGTTCCGCTGCAAACCCATATTCAACCATCTGGTTGACGATTGCGCCCGAACCCGCCTAATCGCCCCATGGTCGCCACGCTCGATACCGTCTTTGCCGCCCTCGCGGACCCGACCCGCCGCGCCATCCTCTCGATGCTGTTGGAGGATGACATGGCCGTCACAGACGTGGCCGAGCCGTTCGAGATGAGCCTCGCCGCGATCTCCAAGCACCTCAACGTGCTGACCAATGCGGGGCTCATCACCCAGGAAAAACGTGGCCGCGTGAAATGGTGCAAGCTGGAGCCCGACGCGATGAAAGCCGCCTCCGTCTGGATGCAGGGCTTCGGCCAGTTCGAGCCGGTGAACCTCGACGCGTTCGAGGCGTTTCTGGAAAAAGAGTTTCGAGACGACCCGTAGGGCGGCATTTGTCCCGCCGCGCACCCGTGGGAGACCACAGGAAAACCGGCAAAGACCGAATCCCGCAACGATGCTAACCTTTCGTCCAAAAGGATCTCATCCCATGCGCCTCACCCTCGCCGCCCTTCTCGCCCTCGCTGCCTCTCCCGCCTTCTCTCAGGCCACCTGCACGGAACCGACCGGTCCTATCGAGACCTGCCTTGTCGGCGCGTGGATCGGTGGCAGCACCATCCCTGTGGCGTTGGAACAGGCCATGCGGTCGATGCCCGATACAGTGCGCGCCAATTTCAACGATCTGGGCCGCCCTGTCGGCATGGTCATCTACGACGATGGCTTCTTCGAGACATTCCCCATCGGCGCGAACGGCGTCACCGCCACCCGCGACGATGACGGCAATGTCACCACATTCGAGATGGCGGGTCAGACCGTCACCACAGTGGGCTACATCTCTGCTCTCGGCGGCACGCTCGACATGTGCTTCCTGCCCGGCGCGCAGGGTGATCTAAGGGGGGAAATGACGGTCACAACCTCTGATGGATCCAGCACAACACGGCTCTTCGCCGTGCCCGAAAACAGCTTCAACCCGGTCATTACCTATACCTGCTCCGGCGACCGCATGACCCAAACTGTGGCTCTGCCCGAGCCATTGGGCGCAATCGTCTATGACCTCTCCCGCGTGCCCGACGATCTTTTCGAGACGGTCATGCAATGGACGACAGAAGACTTGGAAGGCGAAGGAGGCGACGACGGTTCCGACGCTACAGAATAAGCGCAACGGGCCGGCTACTGTAATGCAGCCGGCCCGTTGCGAGCTTTAGACCAGTCCTGCCAATCGCAGGATCACGATAACGACGACGATAACGCCGATGATGTAAAAAATACTGCGCATGATCTATCCTCCGTTAGACGAGGTTGATGACGGCAATGACGACAACGACGAGGCCGATGATGGTAAAGATCGAACGCATGGTATTTTCCTTTCATTCTGTGCCGGGGCAACGCGGCACCGGCTGAAAGGGTTCCAAAAGACTTATTCTGCTTTCAGCCGCGCCCGCACATATTTCGCCGCAGATCTGAAATGGCTTGGTCCCGCGGCTTCCGCATACCGTCCCCGCGTCCAGCCCGTCCCACCCGGCATGGGCCCAGCGTAAAGCGTGTCCTCGTCCTGCGCCGCGATCCAGTCGCGCAGCCGCGCCGCCTCGCGCGTCAGCGTCTCGCGCGCCTTTGGGAATGGCACACCCGCGTATCGCTCCCGAAGCCCCGCATTATAGGGCTTTAGCGCATTCCACTTCACCCCATGGTCTGGCATCTGGGCGTCTTCCCCCTCTTCCAGCCACTGGAAATAAAGGCCAATCCAATGCGCCCGGTGAGTCAGGATATCCTTGATACTGGTGTCGTCCGCATCCTTGGCCTCCGCCAGATCATCCGGCACGTCCTCCAACAAGGCGGATAGCTTGCGCCATTCCTTGTCGTGAACCTCCAAGAGGGCGGCTTTTGTTGTGGCAGCAGGCATCGGAAAGCTCCTTTCCCGCCCATCCTATCCACGCCACTTGAGCCCCACCTTGATCCGCCTCAATTCGGGCGGACACGGGTTAACAAAAAGGTAAAGGAAATACCGATTACTTATGAAACACAGTAGCTTAACCCTTGTGTGCAACCTTGCACACCTTCCCCCTCATTCCTTCAACAGCATGGCCAGCGCCAGCACCGTCAGCCCGATCCCCACCAGTACCAGTCCCCCCGGCACCGGCTGACCCAGCGCGATCTCCCACAAGATCACCCATGTCGGCGTGAGGTAGGTGTAGGCCATCACCTTCGAGGACGGCAGCCGCATCGACGCAAACTGGATCAGAAACACCGTCGCAGCGCTCGCAAAAATCGCCACATAGCCAATCGCCACCCAAACCATCGGCCGCAAACCTGCCCAATCCGTCGCCGCAATATCCCCCACACCCCACACGGCAATGCAAGCCGCACAGGCCACCAGCGTCAGGAACGAGAACACCAATACCGGCTCCCCCCGGTTCAGCTTGCGCACCATCGGCGTGTAGATCGCGTGGGCAATACAACCGACGAAGTAAATCGCCTCCCCCCGCCCCACCTCGAACGCCAGCAATGCCGACAGATCCGCGCGAAAGATCACCCAAGCGGCTCCCACAGCCCCAATCGCCAAAGCCGCCGCAATCCGCCCACTCATCACTTGCCGCAGCAACAGCCAGCCAAACAAGGCCGACATCAAAGGCGTCAACGTGAACACAGCCGCAGCTGAAACCGGCGGCGCGGTCTTCAACCCCTCGAACATCAAGACGAAGTAGATCGCGAACAAACCACCCAGGATCAGATAGCGCCATGGCGCCACCAGCGCTGGCCGCACAGCCCCGCCCCGCGCCCAGACCACAGCGCCCATAATCACAGCCGCAATCGCGAACCGCACCGCGTTCAACGCTGTCGGCGCAATCT
It contains:
- a CDS encoding ArsR/SmtB family transcription factor, translating into MVATLDTVFAALADPTRRAILSMLLEDDMAVTDVAEPFEMSLAAISKHLNVLTNAGLITQEKRGRVKWCKLEPDAMKAASVWMQGFGQFEPVNLDAFEAFLEKEFRDDP
- a CDS encoding DMT family transporter, yielding MSAAIGTARGGHLAMLLFSALVAGSFSLGGQVAAEIAPTALNAVRFAIAAVIMGAVVWARGGAVRPALVAPWRYLILGGLFAIYFVLMFEGLKTAPPVSAAAVFTLTPLMSALFGWLLLRQVMSGRIAAALAIGAVGAAWVIFRADLSALLAFEVGRGEAIYFVGCIAHAIYTPMVRKLNRGEPVLVFSFLTLVACAACIAVWGVGDIAATDWAGLRPMVWVAIGYVAIFASAATVFLIQFASMRLPSSKVMAYTYLTPTWVILWEIALGQPVPGGLVLVGIGLTVLALAMLLKE
- a CDS encoding AtpZ/AtpI family protein, which translates into the protein MAESDEDRMRALEARIAAAKSKAEPERKHMEEHYSQAQLAWRMVIELVAGMAIGFGIGYGLDWAFGTTPWLMIVFILLGFIAGVKTMIRSAKEVQQAAEKRAGTETQDGD
- a CDS encoding F0F1 ATP synthase subunit A → MDDYEGGLSIHPMDQFIVSPLFGDGAVSMFSITNATLWFGLAVLAVVLLMVVGTRGRAVIPSRSQSIAELAYGFVRNMVEDVAGKDALPYFPYIFTLFLYILCANFLGLIPGSFTTTSHIAVTAILAGAVFLTVTILGFVKNGAGFLSLFWVSSAPLVLRPILAIIELISYFVRPVSHSIRLAGNVMAGHAVLKVFAGFAGALGLAGIAPILGVVAIYGLEVLVSAIQAYVFTILTCVYLKDALHPHH
- a CDS encoding F0F1 ATP synthase subunit C — protein: MEGDIASMGQFIGAGLAAIGSGAAAIGVGHVAGNFLAGALRNPSAAAGQTATLFIGIAFAEALGIFAFLVALLLMFAV
- a CDS encoding ClbS/DfsB family four-helix bundle protein, with the protein product MPAATTKAALLEVHDKEWRKLSALLEDVPDDLAEAKDADDTSIKDILTHRAHWIGLYFQWLEEGEDAQMPDHGVKWNALKPYNAGLRERYAGVPFPKARETLTREAARLRDWIAAQDEDTLYAGPMPGGTGWTRGRYAEAAGPSHFRSAAKYVRARLKAE